A region from the Pseudomonas promysalinigenes genome encodes:
- a CDS encoding glycosyltransferase family 2 protein yields MQRLQTVLLQCAGWLLYMSLLMLIALALPAEIFDSQSKHFIFLVGAVGIWRYSMGATHFIRGMIFLYGVYPYLRRKVQKMGDAAAPSHVYLMVTSFRIEALTTAQVYSSVIREAIECGYPTTVVCSLVEMSDELLVKSLWAKYNPPSHVTLDIVRIAGTGKRDGLAYGFRAISRMLPDENAVVAVIDGDTVLGEGVVRKTVPWFKLYPNVGGLTTNEFCEVRGGYIMSEWHKLRFAQRHINMCSMALSKRVLTMTGRMSMFRASVVTNPEFIADVESDSLMHWRLGRFKFLTGDDKSSWFSLMRLGYDTFYVPDAAINTVEHPPEKSFLKASRKLMYRWYGNNLRQNSRALGLGLRRLGLFTSIVLFDQRVSMWTSLLGLTVAVIASLKFGMAYLLVYLLWIGITRLILTIMLLCSGHNVGPAYPLILYYNQIVGALMKIYVFFRLDKQSWTRQPTALKRDLASFQQWFNTWSSRTMTFSAASIFVAVLFMVV; encoded by the coding sequence ATGCAAAGGCTCCAGACAGTGCTGTTGCAGTGCGCCGGGTGGCTGCTCTACATGAGCCTGCTCATGCTGATCGCCCTGGCCCTGCCAGCCGAAATCTTCGACTCGCAGTCCAAGCACTTCATCTTCCTGGTCGGCGCAGTCGGCATCTGGCGCTATTCCATGGGCGCCACTCACTTCATCCGCGGCATGATCTTCCTGTACGGCGTGTACCCCTACCTGCGCCGCAAGGTGCAGAAGATGGGCGATGCCGCTGCGCCATCGCACGTCTACCTGATGGTCACCAGCTTTCGTATCGAGGCACTGACCACCGCTCAGGTGTACAGCTCGGTGATTCGCGAAGCCATCGAATGCGGCTACCCCACCACCGTGGTGTGCTCGCTGGTGGAGATGTCCGATGAGCTTCTGGTCAAGAGCCTGTGGGCCAAATACAACCCCCCTTCCCATGTCACCCTGGATATCGTGCGCATCGCTGGCACCGGCAAGCGCGATGGCCTGGCTTATGGTTTTCGAGCGATTTCGCGGATGTTGCCCGACGAGAACGCCGTAGTGGCAGTCATCGACGGTGACACCGTGCTCGGCGAAGGCGTAGTTCGCAAGACCGTGCCGTGGTTCAAGCTGTACCCCAACGTCGGCGGCCTGACCACCAACGAGTTCTGCGAGGTGCGCGGCGGCTACATCATGAGCGAATGGCACAAGCTGCGCTTCGCCCAACGCCACATCAACATGTGCTCCATGGCCCTGTCCAAGCGCGTGCTGACCATGACCGGGCGCATGTCGATGTTCCGCGCCAGCGTGGTGACCAACCCCGAGTTCATCGCCGACGTCGAAAGCGACTCGCTGATGCACTGGCGCCTGGGCCGCTTCAAGTTCCTCACCGGTGACGACAAGTCCAGCTGGTTCAGCCTGATGCGCCTTGGCTACGACACCTTCTACGTGCCAGATGCGGCGATCAACACGGTCGAGCACCCGCCAGAAAAGAGCTTCCTCAAGGCCAGCCGCAAGCTGATGTACCGCTGGTATGGCAACAACCTGCGGCAGAACTCCCGGGCGCTGGGCCTTGGTCTGCGCCGCCTGGGGCTGTTCACCAGCATCGTGCTGTTCGACCAGCGGGTGTCGATGTGGACCAGCCTGCTCGGCCTGACCGTGGCGGTGATCGCCAGCCTCAAATTCGGCATGGCGTACCTGCTGGTCTACCTGCTGTGGATCGGCATCACTCGCCTGATCCTCACCATCATGTTGCTGTGCTCTGGGCACAACGTGGGCCCGGCCTACCCGCTGATTCTCTATTACAACCAGATCGTCGGCGCGTTGATGAAAATCTATGTGTTCTTCCGCCTCGACAAGCAGTCCTGGACCCGCCAACCGACTGCCCTCAAGCGTGACCTCGCCAGTTTTCAACAATGGTTCAACACCTGGTCCTCGCGGACCATGACCTTCTCGGCTGCCAGCATTTTCGTTGCTGTGCTGTTCATGGTCGTGTGA